A portion of the Gorilla gorilla gorilla isolate KB3781 chromosome X, NHGRI_mGorGor1-v2.1_pri, whole genome shotgun sequence genome contains these proteins:
- the ZBED1 gene encoding E3 SUMO-protein ligase ZBED1: MENKSLESSQTDLKLVAHPRAKSKVWKYFGFDTNAEGCILQWKKIYCRICMAQIAYSGNTSNLSYHLEKNHPEEFCEFVKSNTEQMREAFATAFSKLKPESSQQPGQDALAVKAGHGYDSKKQQELTAAVLGLICEGLYPASIVDEPTFKVLLKTADPRYELPSRKYISTKAIPEKYGAVREVILKELAEATWCGISTDMWRSENQNRAYVTLAAHFLGLGAPNCLSMGSRCLKTFEVPEENTAETITRVLYEVFIEWGISAKVFGATTNYGKDIVKACSLLDVAVHMPCLGHTFNAGIQQAFQLPKLGALLSRCRKLVEYFQQSAVAMYMLYEKQKQQNVAHCMLVSNRVSWWGSTLAMLQRLKEQQFVIAGVLVEDSNNHHLMLEASEWATIEGLVELLQPFKQVAEMLSASRYPTISMVKPLLHMLLNTTLNIKETDSKELSMAKEVIAKELSKTYQETPEIDMFLNVATFLDPRYKRLPFLSAFERQQVENRVVEEAKGLLDKVKEGGYRPAEDKIFPVPEEPPVKKLMRTSTPPPASVINNMLAEIFCQTGGVEDQEEWHAQVVEELSNFKSQKVLGLNEDPLKWWSDRLALFPLLPKVLQKYWCVTATRVAPERLFGSAANVVSAKRNRLAPAHVDEQVFLYENARSGAEAEPEDQDEGEWGLDQEQVFSLGDGVSGGFFGIRDSSFL, from the coding sequence ATGGAGAATAAAAGCCTGGAGAGCTCCCAGACAGACCTGAAGCTGGTGGCCCACCCCCGCGCCAAGAGCAAGGTGTGGAAGTATTTTGGCTTCGACACCAACGCCGAGGGATGCATCCTGCAGTGGAAGAAAATCTACTGCCGCATCTGCATGGCCCAGATCGCCTACTCCGGAAACACCTCCAACCTGTCCTACCACCTGGAGAAGAACCACCCGGAGGAATTCTGCGAGTTCGTCAAGAGCAACACAGAGCAGATGCGTGAAGCCTTCGCCACCGCCTTCTCCAAGCTGAAGCCCGAGTCGTCCCAGCAGCCCGGGCAGGACGCGCTGGCCGTCAAGGCCGGCCACGGCTACGACAGCAAGAAGCAGCAGGAGCTGACGGCCGCCGTGCTGGGCCTCATCTGCGAGGGGCTGTACCCGGCCTCCATCGTGGACGAGCCCACCTTCAAGGTGCTGCTGAAGACGGCCGACCCCCGGTATGAGCTGCCCAGCCGGAAGTACATCTCTACCAAGGCCATCCCTGAGAAGTACGGGGCCGTCCGGGAGGTGATCCTGAAGGAGCTGGCCGAGGCCACCTGGTGTGGCATCTCCACCGACATGTGGAGGAGTGAGAATCAGAACCGCGCCTACGTCACGCTGGCCGCCCACTTCCTGGGCCTGGGCGCCCCCAACTGCCTGTCCATGGGCTCCCGCTGCCTGAAGACCTTCGAGGTGCCCGAAGAGAACACGGCGGAGACCATCACGCGGGTGCTCTATGAGGTCTTCATCGAGTGGGGCATCAGTGCCAAGGTCTTCGGGGCCACCACCAACTATGGCAAGGACATCGTGAAGGCGTGCTCCCTGCTGGACGTCGCAGTGCACATGCCCTGCCTGGGCCACACCTTCAATGCCGGCATCCAGCAGGCCTTCCAGCTCCCGAAGCTGGGGGCGCTGCTGTCGCGCTGCCGCAAACTGGTGGAGTACTTCCAGCAGTCTGCCGTGGCCATGTACATGCTCTATGAGAAGCAGAAGCAGCAGAACGTGGCCCACTGCATGCTGGTGAGCAACCGCGTCTCCTGGTGGGGGAGCACGCTGGCCATGCTGCAGCGCCTCAAGGAGCAGCAGTTCGTCATCGCCGGGGTCTTGGTGGAGGACAGCAACAACCACCACCTCATGCTGGAGGCCAGCGAGTGGGCCACCATCGAGGGGCTGGTGGAGCTCCTGCAGCCCTTCAAGCAGGTGGCCGAGATGCTGTCGGCCTCCAGGTACCCCACCATCAGCATGGTGAAGCCGCTGCTGCACATGCTCCTGAACACCACGCTCAACATCAAGGAGACCGACTCCAAGGAGCTCAGCATGGCCAAGGAGGTCATCGCCAAGGAGCTTTCCAAGACCTACCAGGAGACGCCCGAGATCGACATGTTTCTCAACGTGGCCACCTTCCTGGACCCCCGCTACAAGAGGCTGCCCTTCCTCTCCGCCTTCGAGCGGCAGCAGGTGGAGAACCGCGTGGTGGAAGAGGCCAAGGGCCTGCTGGACAAGGTCAAAGAGGGCGGCTACCGGCCAGCCGAGGACAAGATCTTCCCGGTGCCCGAGGAGCCTCCCGTCAAGAAGCTCATGCGGACGTCCACGCCGCCGCCCGCCAGCGTCATCAACAACATGCTGGCCGAGATCTTCTGCCAGACAGGCGGCGTGGAGGACCAGGAAGAGTGGCATGCCCAGGTGGTGGAGGAGCTGAGCAACTTCAAGTCCCAGAAGGTGCTTGGCCTCAACGAAGACCCCCTCAAGTGGTGGTCAGACCGCCTGGCCCTCTTCCCCCTGCTGCCCAAGGTGCTGCAGAAGTACTGGTGCGTGACGGCCACGCGCGTCGCCCCCGAGCGTCTCTTCGGTTCCGCCGCCAACGTGGTCAGCGCCAAGAGGAACCGGCTGGCTCCCGCGCACGTGGACGAGCAGGTGTTTCTGTATGAGAACGCCCGGAGTGGGGCGGAGGCGGAACCCGAGGACCAGGACGAGGGGGAGTGGGGCCTGGACCAGGAGCAGGTGTTCTCCTTGGGGGATGGCGTCAGCGGCGGTTTCTTTGGCATTAGGGACAGCAGCTTCCTGTAG